The following proteins are co-located in the Rippkaea orientalis PCC 8801 genome:
- a CDS encoding tRNA-(ms[2]io[6]A)-hydroxylase, whose product MSPRPATINILKNCTQEGWIEQAIANLDTILLDHSHCERKAAGVALNLMFRYPSSHALVRKLTVIAQEELDHFEQVNQWLDRRNIALTALTPPPYGKKLSQEIRPNEPHRLLDSLLVSALIEARSHERLGLLGEHCPDIELAKFYRGLMASEARHYGVYWVLADTYFKRDIVEQRLEELSMVESEILSTLHPEPRIHS is encoded by the coding sequence ATGTCTCCTAGACCAGCGACCATTAATATTCTAAAAAATTGTACACAAGAAGGTTGGATCGAACAAGCGATCGCCAATTTAGACACGATTTTACTCGATCATTCTCACTGTGAAAGAAAAGCAGCCGGAGTTGCTTTGAACTTGATGTTTCGTTATCCTTCGAGTCATGCTTTAGTGCGAAAATTAACGGTGATTGCCCAAGAAGAATTAGACCATTTTGAACAAGTTAACCAATGGTTAGACCGACGAAATATTGCTTTAACTGCCCTTACGCCGCCGCCCTATGGAAAGAAATTAAGCCAAGAAATTAGACCTAATGAACCCCATCGTTTACTAGATTCTTTATTAGTTTCTGCCTTAATTGAAGCGCGATCCCATGAAAGATTAGGATTATTAGGTGAACATTGTCCTGATATTGAATTAGCCAAATTTTATCGAGGACTAATGGCATCAGAAGCCCGGCATTATGGAGTATACTGGGTACTAGCGGATACTTATTTTAAGAGAGATATCGTTGAACAAAGATTAGAGGAATTATCAATGGTTGAAAGTGAGATTTTATCCACTTTACATCCTGAACCTAGAATCCATAGTTAA
- the ndk gene encoding nucleoside-diphosphate kinase produces MERTFIMIKPDGVQRGLVGEVISRFEAKGFTLVGMKLMQVSKELAEKHYDVHKERPFFKGLVEFISSSPVVAMVWEGDGVVASARKLIGATNPLTAEPGTIRGDYGVSVGRNLIHGSDAIETAQTEINLWFSSEELASWQPTMTPWLYE; encoded by the coding sequence TTGGAACGCACATTTATCATGATCAAACCAGACGGAGTACAACGCGGTTTAGTCGGCGAAGTCATTAGTCGTTTTGAAGCTAAAGGGTTTACCCTTGTGGGCATGAAGCTAATGCAAGTCTCAAAGGAATTGGCGGAAAAACACTATGATGTCCACAAAGAACGCCCCTTTTTTAAAGGTTTAGTCGAATTTATCTCTTCTTCCCCTGTGGTAGCGATGGTTTGGGAAGGAGACGGTGTGGTAGCCTCTGCCAGAAAATTGATCGGGGCTACTAACCCCTTAACGGCAGAACCTGGAACCATTCGCGGTGATTATGGGGTGAGTGTGGGACGCAATTTAATTCATGGGTCTGATGCCATTGAAACTGCCCAAACAGAGATTAATCTTTGGTTTAGTAGTGAAGAATTAGCTTCTTGGCAACCAACGATGACTCCTTGGCTGTACGAATAG
- a CDS encoding DUF3611 family protein, which produces MNDNIDKPEIARPLPEAVLEASSTLKWWGWRSFWAQIVLGIISLLALGTGSFRPSTPDEPAANPATGFAIFFALCGLVALGISVYFSLRYTKIAELLRSPDPARRPKRSDTLNVISWGLRVNLIGMLLSLVGTQSSVGNVLIKSVSQTGAVRGGAGCLVVAADVFSIQANTTAVTAHFLGIGISLWLLNRITK; this is translated from the coding sequence ATGAATGACAACATAGACAAGCCAGAAATTGCCCGTCCCCTTCCTGAAGCAGTGCTTGAAGCATCCTCAACTTTAAAATGGTGGGGATGGCGTAGTTTTTGGGCACAAATTGTGCTAGGAATTATTTCCCTCCTGGCGTTAGGAACGGGTTCCTTTAGACCCTCGACCCCCGATGAACCGGCCGCCAATCCAGCAACGGGGTTTGCGATCTTTTTTGCGTTATGTGGATTAGTCGCCCTAGGCATTAGCGTCTATTTTTCGCTGCGTTATACCAAAATTGCTGAATTATTGCGAAGTCCTGACCCCGCACGTCGTCCTAAACGTAGTGATACCCTGAATGTCATTAGTTGGGGACTAAGGGTCAATTTGATCGGAATGTTACTCTCGCTGGTGGGAACGCAATCATCCGTCGGGAATGTGTTAATTAAATCCGTCAGCCAAACAGGGGCAGTAAGGGGGGGAGCAGGGTGTTTAGTCGTCGCAGCCGATGTTTTTAGCATCCAAGCCAATACAACAGCGGTAACGGCTCATTTCTTGGGCATTGGGATTTCTTTGTGGTTACTCAATCGAATTACTAAATAG
- a CDS encoding universal stress protein, with protein sequence MFKNCLICTNLTDGLDRLVKFVPYLAGSGVKRIVFLHNISVWESEKATKVDEDRINRAQERLAPALQEIPEGIEVKVEVLSGQPKDTILRLINTYNINVVFTGMSIRSAVETKIFGSNTLELAPLTPVPLMVFRPQLILTYTQEELALRCQHLWRSLLIPYNGEKSAQYLIEQIKHYAQNRPKDSFQQCVLLWVIDDGGRTETLKEYHLHEAQEKLNAVKTELEALNLTVETKIAQGNPLHEILDTAVAFDISAIAIAHDYSSNILQWTISSLAKEVVSHSWFPVLFFSLKQ encoded by the coding sequence ATGTTTAAAAATTGTTTAATTTGTACTAACCTGACCGATGGATTAGATCGCCTCGTCAAGTTTGTTCCCTATCTCGCAGGTAGTGGAGTGAAACGGATTGTTTTTTTACACAATATTTCGGTTTGGGAATCAGAAAAAGCGACCAAGGTAGATGAAGATAGAATTAATAGGGCTCAAGAACGTCTTGCTCCGGCTCTTCAGGAAATTCCTGAAGGAATAGAAGTCAAAGTTGAAGTCCTCTCAGGACAACCCAAAGATACCATCTTACGGTTGATTAATACCTACAACATTAATGTGGTTTTCACGGGAATGTCTATTCGGAGTGCGGTAGAAACCAAAATTTTTGGCAGTAATACCCTAGAATTAGCTCCTTTGACTCCTGTTCCCTTAATGGTTTTCCGTCCCCAGTTGATTTTGACCTATACTCAGGAAGAATTAGCCCTACGCTGTCAACATCTCTGGCGTTCCTTGCTCATTCCCTACAATGGAGAAAAATCCGCTCAATATCTGATTGAACAGATTAAACACTATGCTCAAAACCGTCCGAAAGACTCTTTTCAACAATGTGTACTCCTCTGGGTGATTGATGACGGAGGACGGACAGAAACCTTAAAAGAGTATCATCTTCACGAAGCTCAGGAAAAGCTAAATGCTGTCAAAACTGAACTAGAAGCCCTGAATTTAACAGTGGAAACTAAAATCGCTCAAGGTAATCCCTTACATGAGATCCTAGATACGGCTGTTGCGTTTGATATTAGTGCGATCGCTATTGCCCATGATTACAGTAGTAATATCTTACAGTGGACAATCAGCAGTCTAGCGAAAGAAGTGGTGAGTCACAGTTGGTTTCCGGTTCTATTTTTCTCCCTAAAACAGTAA
- a CDS encoding ABC transporter ATP-binding protein codes for MPVVQIWNLSKVYRTGFWLNQKVRSLTHCSLTVYPGETFGLLGPNGAGKTTLLKILLGVIRPTSGRAVLLGEPIGRRDIKQRVGYLPENAYFYDYLTAWEFLDFTAGLFQMPPKGKKQRIQELLDLVKLDPKTARKKQLRQYSKGMLQRVGMAQALINDPEVVFLDEPMSGLDPLGRYQVREIILSLKEQGKTIFFNSHILTDVEQICDRIAILARGEILCVGSLEEILGRSDVYQVIVKGGSKTALEPWILGIKEVDQTWHGQLMGDPQEFIATLSTMNAELLSLNKARASLEEYFIQQLQERGITTSQ; via the coding sequence ATGCCAGTGGTACAAATCTGGAATTTAAGCAAGGTCTATCGGACAGGCTTTTGGTTGAATCAAAAAGTGCGATCGCTGACCCATTGTTCCCTGACGGTCTATCCAGGGGAAACCTTTGGACTCCTGGGTCCCAATGGAGCTGGAAAAACTACCCTGTTAAAAATTTTACTAGGGGTAATTCGACCTACCAGTGGTCGCGCTGTCCTATTAGGGGAACCCATTGGCAGACGAGATATTAAACAACGGGTGGGCTATTTACCCGAAAATGCCTATTTTTACGATTATCTGACGGCTTGGGAATTTTTAGACTTTACCGCCGGACTCTTTCAAATGCCCCCTAAAGGCAAAAAACAGCGCATTCAAGAGCTTTTAGATTTAGTCAAATTAGACCCAAAAACTGCCCGTAAAAAGCAACTACGACAATATTCTAAGGGAATGTTACAACGGGTGGGGATGGCTCAGGCATTAATTAATGATCCCGAAGTGGTCTTTTTGGATGAACCGATGTCGGGACTTGATCCCCTAGGACGCTATCAAGTCAGAGAAATTATCTTATCTTTGAAGGAGCAAGGAAAGACGATTTTTTTCAATTCCCATATTTTAACAGATGTGGAACAAATTTGCGATCGCATTGCTATTTTAGCCCGTGGTGAAATCCTCTGTGTGGGATCTTTGGAGGAAATTCTTGGCCGTTCTGATGTCTATCAGGTTATTGTTAAAGGAGGTAGCAAAACTGCCTTAGAACCCTGGATTTTAGGCATTAAAGAAGTTGATCAAACTTGGCATGGACAATTAATGGGAGATCCCCAAGAATTTATAGCAACATTATCGACAATGAATGCTGAACTTCTTAGTCTTAATAAGGCTCGCGCTTCCTTAGAAGAATACTTTATTCAACAGTTACAAGAAAGGGGTATTACTACCAGTCAATGA
- the hpsL gene encoding hormogonium polysaccharide biosynthesis protein HpsL produces the protein MLGVKRKKKSSKKEKTDLTTDLKARLAKKRQAKEARQKLIGLITLSLFLAIMVSIPVGLTAGLKPGIAVAGIIPTFILSYHYPRKALWLFLIYMPFSGTVTYWIGGGNALFQISKDAFYIPALLGLIQECRRKRKPIFVVKELKYTLGLILLFSLVVLVVVNGMNQFLPECSSLSEYDKFLRDANGELILNNGVVITRPCKNGMPFLQGLMGLKVLLGYVPLMFCAFYLIDDKQKLLALGRLLVVIAIICCVLGLAQYWMLKTGRCQGTNHLSGEQLFKPRLDAKCLVGGSLLYSPSQGQIRLPGTFVSPWHWSWFLVGNAAISFTTAFSDPSFFWRNCGLVSMGLVFMNAVICGQRLAFGAVPGIILILMVLTGQIANLKRFIPVAAGLSVVLFVGFSFINPDFVQERIDSFVGRWNNAPPQAFIQEQIAFSAEQQRGFLGNGLGKATNSARIFGETSLVETYHPKLLFEIGYGGLICFMIFITHLTFLTFKAYRSLKDKVLSRFASGFWVFMLIIGYFPYWYPLDTDPVCVYYWLFAGIIFKSVEIDKTEQKKLQEEKAAEAANKKPLKTSRSSPSIA, from the coding sequence ATGTTAGGAGTCAAAAGAAAAAAGAAATCCTCTAAAAAAGAAAAAACCGACTTAACCACAGATCTTAAAGCAAGATTAGCCAAAAAACGCCAGGCTAAAGAAGCTCGACAAAAGCTAATAGGTTTGATTACTTTGTCACTATTTTTAGCGATTATGGTCAGTATTCCTGTGGGGTTAACGGCTGGACTGAAACCAGGCATAGCTGTTGCTGGGATAATTCCGACATTTATCCTCAGTTACCATTACCCACGAAAAGCCCTATGGCTATTCCTCATTTATATGCCTTTTAGTGGGACAGTAACCTACTGGATTGGGGGAGGAAATGCTTTATTCCAGATTTCCAAAGACGCCTTTTATATTCCGGCGTTGTTAGGTTTAATACAAGAGTGTCGTCGCAAAAGAAAACCCATTTTTGTGGTTAAGGAATTAAAGTATACTTTAGGCCTAATTTTGTTGTTTTCATTAGTGGTTCTTGTCGTCGTTAATGGAATGAATCAGTTTCTTCCTGAGTGTAGTTCTTTGAGTGAATATGACAAATTTTTACGCGATGCCAATGGAGAGTTAATTTTAAACAACGGAGTTGTAATCACTAGACCCTGTAAAAACGGAATGCCCTTTTTACAAGGGTTAATGGGGTTAAAGGTTTTACTAGGGTATGTTCCCTTGATGTTTTGTGCTTTTTATTTGATTGACGATAAACAGAAGCTACTGGCTTTAGGGCGACTTCTAGTAGTTATAGCCATTATCTGTTGTGTTCTTGGATTAGCGCAATATTGGATGTTAAAAACCGGAAGATGTCAAGGAACCAATCATTTAAGTGGTGAACAATTATTTAAACCTCGTTTAGATGCCAAATGTTTAGTAGGAGGGTCACTCCTTTATAGTCCCAGTCAAGGACAAATTCGACTGCCTGGAACCTTTGTTTCTCCCTGGCATTGGTCATGGTTTTTAGTAGGAAATGCGGCTATTTCATTCACAACAGCTTTTAGCGATCCTTCCTTTTTTTGGCGAAACTGTGGATTAGTTAGCATGGGATTAGTATTTATGAATGCCGTTATTTGTGGTCAACGATTAGCCTTTGGAGCCGTCCCAGGAATTATCTTGATTTTAATGGTTTTAACAGGTCAAATTGCCAACTTAAAACGCTTTATTCCTGTTGCTGCTGGATTATCTGTTGTTTTATTTGTGGGATTTTCTTTTATTAATCCAGATTTCGTTCAAGAAAGAATTGATAGTTTCGTTGGTCGTTGGAATAATGCTCCTCCCCAAGCATTTATTCAAGAGCAAATTGCCTTTTCTGCTGAACAACAAAGAGGGTTTTTAGGAAATGGCTTAGGTAAAGCCACTAACTCTGCTCGCATTTTCGGAGAAACTTCTTTAGTAGAAACCTATCATCCTAAGCTTTTATTTGAAATCGGTTACGGTGGATTAATCTGTTTTATGATATTTATTACCCATCTAACGTTTCTTACCTTTAAAGCTTATCGGTCTTTAAAAGATAAAGTATTAAGTCGATTTGCCTCTGGTTTTTGGGTCTTTATGTTGATTATTGGGTATTTTCCCTATTGGTATCCCTTAGATACTGATCCAGTTTGTGTTTACTATTGGTTGTTTGCAGGAATTATTTTCAAATCAGTTGAGATCGATAAAACAGAACAGAAAAAGTTGCAAGAGGAAAAAGCTGCTGAGGCTGCTAATAAAAAACCTCTTAAAACCAGTCGAAGTAGTCCTTCAATAGCCTAA
- a CDS encoding RNA-guided endonuclease InsQ/TnpB family protein, whose translation MFILEYKLKGKQHQYQAIDEAIHTVQFVRNKCLRYWEDNKGVGQKDIYKYTTELRSEYSFVKELNSTACQQACERTWTAILAFYNNCKINIPGKKGYPKYSKRTHSVEFKKSGWKLNRDAKKITFTDGKNIGELKLIGSRDLFYFQEWQIQRVRIVKRADGYFVQLLLKLDIRDITPSLEPTRKCVGLDMGLKYLYADSDNNMVEPPRYYRQAEKRLNKLNRRKSKKFKRGKKQSNNYIKARRQYAKGHLKVSRQREEFAKRLALRLIQSNDLIAYEDLKVKNLVHNKKLAKSINDAGWSKLRKWIEYFGVKYGRLTIAVNPAYTSQECFNCGQLIKKSLSVRTHICSCGYCEDRDTMAALNILKKATIGHIGSWSEDLNAWGDSTSILVGSNTCQDKLSQ comes from the coding sequence ATGTTCATCTTAGAGTACAAGTTAAAAGGTAAGCAACACCAGTATCAAGCCATTGATGAGGCTATTCATACAGTTCAATTTGTGCGAAACAAATGCCTTAGATATTGGGAAGATAACAAAGGCGTAGGACAAAAGGATATCTATAAATATACCACTGAATTAAGAAGTGAATATTCTTTTGTTAAAGAGCTTAACTCTACGGCTTGTCAACAGGCTTGCGAAAGAACCTGGACTGCAATTTTGGCGTTCTACAATAACTGCAAGATTAATATTCCTGGTAAAAAAGGATACCCTAAATACTCTAAACGAACTCATTCTGTTGAGTTTAAAAAATCAGGATGGAAACTGAATCGAGACGCTAAGAAAATAACTTTCACTGATGGTAAAAACATTGGAGAATTAAAGCTAATCGGTAGTCGAGATCTATTTTATTTTCAAGAATGGCAGATTCAACGAGTAAGAATTGTTAAACGGGCTGATGGGTATTTTGTGCAGTTATTGTTAAAACTTGACATAAGAGATATCACTCCGAGCTTAGAACCTACTAGAAAATGTGTAGGTTTAGATATGGGATTAAAATATCTCTACGCTGATAGTGATAATAATATGGTAGAACCTCCTAGGTATTATCGCCAAGCAGAAAAACGCCTTAATAAACTTAATAGAAGAAAATCTAAGAAGTTTAAGAGAGGTAAAAAGCAGTCTAACAACTACATTAAAGCTAGAAGACAATACGCCAAGGGACATTTAAAAGTAAGTAGGCAACGAGAAGAGTTTGCTAAAAGATTAGCACTCCGTTTAATTCAGTCAAACGACTTGATCGCCTATGAAGATTTAAAAGTCAAAAACCTTGTGCATAACAAGAAACTAGCCAAGAGTATTAATGATGCGGGTTGGTCAAAATTAAGAAAATGGATTGAGTATTTTGGGGTTAAATATGGGCGATTAACTATTGCCGTAAATCCTGCCTACACCAGTCAAGAATGCTTTAATTGTGGCCAATTAATCAAGAAATCTTTATCAGTTAGGACTCACATTTGTTCTTGTGGATACTGTGAAGATAGAGATACAATGGCAGCATTGAATATACTCAAAAAAGCTACGATAGGGCATATCGGAAGCTGGTCGGAAGACCTAAACGCTTGGGGAGATTCGACCTCTATCTTGGTTGGTAGCAATACCTGTCAAGACAAGTTGAGTCAGTGA
- the lexA gene encoding transcriptional repressor LexA — protein MESLTPAQQELFDWLVEYIDQTQHAPSIRQMMYAMNLRSPAPVQSRLERLRNKGYIDWIEGKARTIRILRPKPKGIPVLGAIAAGGLVEPFTDEKTKLDLTKITEQKNCYALRVTGDSMIEDYIAEGDVAIMRTLSGDERPKEGDIVAAIVAGLGTTLKRFYQEGEMVILQASNARYQPIRVSADQVTIQGILIGVWRGY, from the coding sequence ATGGAATCCTTAACGCCCGCCCAACAAGAACTTTTTGACTGGTTAGTTGAGTATATTGACCAAACTCAACATGCTCCTTCAATCCGCCAGATGATGTATGCGATGAATCTGCGATCGCCAGCCCCCGTGCAAAGTCGTCTAGAACGCTTGCGAAATAAAGGGTATATCGATTGGATAGAAGGCAAAGCCCGAACCATTCGCATTTTACGACCTAAACCCAAAGGAATCCCCGTTTTAGGCGCGATCGCGGCGGGGGGTTTAGTGGAACCCTTTACCGACGAAAAAACTAAGCTAGATTTAACCAAAATCACTGAACAGAAAAATTGCTACGCGCTGCGAGTCACCGGAGATAGCATGATCGAAGATTACATCGCTGAAGGGGATGTGGCGATTATGCGTACCCTATCGGGGGATGAACGCCCCAAAGAGGGAGACATTGTTGCCGCGATTGTCGCTGGACTCGGAACCACCCTAAAACGTTTCTATCAAGAAGGAGAAATGGTCATCCTTCAAGCGTCTAACGCTCGATATCAACCGATTAGAGTCAGTGCCGACCAAGTGACTATCCAAGGGATATTAATCGGAGTTTGGCGAGGCTATTAA